A genomic segment from Diospyros lotus cultivar Yz01 chromosome 5, ASM1463336v1, whole genome shotgun sequence encodes:
- the LOC127802126 gene encoding uncharacterized protein LOC127802126 encodes MEPSSGSAQNVRPSRVYNLTCEDAEADPAVIEGTLFFSNIPVHALIDPGATHSFVSHASVEGLQLEPRELGYQMVIATPMGSTLRTAVGCRECNFNMGSKSFKIDLVVLDIQDFDIIIGMDFLSLHEAKIDCKSKTVSLPKLNGEWIVFQGQNRKIKRENGMTLHTLQTTKPKSGKKSLELESVRVVNEYPEVFPEELPGLPPQREIEFLIDLVPGTQPISIPPYKMASAEMRELKEQLQDLTNKGFIRPSVSP; translated from the coding sequence ATGGAACCATCGAGTGGAAGTGCACAAAATGTTCGTCCAAGTCGAGTGTACAATCTGACTTGTGAGGACGCTGAGGCCGATCCTGCagttattgaaggtacactgTTCTTTTCGAATATTCCAGTTCATGCTTTAATAGATCCAGGTGCTACGCATTCATTCGTGTCGCATGCATCAGTAGAAGGATTACAGTTAGAACCTAGGGAATTGGGTTATCAAATGGTAATAGCCACTCCTATGGGTTCAACTCTAAGAACTGCGGTAGGATGCCGCGAGTGTAATTTTAATATGGGATCGAAAAGTTTCAAGATTGATTTAGTGGTGTTAGACATTCAAGATTTCGACATAATTATCGGTATGGATTTCCTATCGCTACATGAGGCTAAAATAGATTGTAAgagtaagaccgtgagcttacCCAAGCTTAACGGAGAGTGGATTGTGTTCCAAGGTCAAAATAGGAagattaagagagaaaatggcaTGACTTTGCACACGTTACAGACAACCAAACCCAAATCAGGAAAGAAAAGTCTCGAGTTGGAATCAGTGAGGGTCGTGAATGAGTATCCTGAGGTATTTCCCGAggaattaccaggattacctccccaaagagaaattgaatttttgatAGATCTTGTACCAGGTACACAGCCAATATCCATACCTCCGTACAAGATGGCCTCTGCTGAGATGAGGGAATTGAAGGAGCAATTACAAGACTTGACTAACAAAGGATTTATCAGACCAAGTGTGTCACCCTAG
- the LOC127802127 gene encoding uncharacterized protein LOC127802127 has protein sequence MLTYVSQEEPTRHTTTALERYRHLRPPVFKGRIGDDPSSAEYWLEQTEKLLQHLQCSEEEKVRCATYTLEEEAGRWWQSTKRSIMRSHKEREAKDEDAPMYTWAGFKAEFNAKYFSKSLKEERIWEFMRLKQTDEMSVSQYDNRFIQLIRYVPMYETDESQKAQKFVSGLQEHLQQVLSGWDIETYKEALHRALTIERNLTRAKIIKTEEGSKSGKPDSSKTQPRDDGKCP, from the coding sequence atgctGACATACGTGAGTCAGGAGGAGCCTACTCGGCACACGACCACGGCATTGGAGCGGTATCGACACTTGAGACCCCCTGTGTTCAAAGGAAGGATTGGCGATGATCCTAGCTCAGCCGAGTATTGGCTAGAGCAAACCGAGAAACTACTTCAACATCTCCAGTGTAGTGAAGAGGAGAAGGTAAGGTGTGCAACCTACACGTTGGAGGAAGAAGCAGGTCGGTGGTGGCAATCTACCAAGCGTTCAATAATGAGGTCACACAAGGAGCGTGAGGCTAAAGATGAGGATGCACCAATGTATACCTGGGCAGGATTCAAGGCAGAGTTTAACGCCAAGTACTTTTCTAAGAgtttgaaggaagaaagaatctgGGAGTTTATGAGGCTCAAGCAGACGGACGAGATGTCTGTGAGCCAATACGATAATCGATTCATTCAACTGATTAGGTACGTGCCCATGTACGAAACTGACGAGAGTCAGAAGGCACAAAAGTTTGTTTCAGGATTACAAGAACATCTCCAGCAAGTTTTAAGTGGATGGGACATTGAAACTTACAAAGAAGCATTGCACCGAGCTTTGACCATTGAGAGAAATCTGACACGAGCCAAGATAATTAAGAcagaggaaggaagtaagagcGGTAAACCGGACAGTTCGAAGACTCAACCAAGGGATGACGGGAAGTGCCCTTGA